The genomic window AAAATTTTATAGCATTTGACTTAAAAGAGGAGAAAATTTATTTAATAGCTGAAGACTTAGAGAAACTTAATGAGCTTAAAAAAATTTTAGAAGAAGAAAGAGAGGTTAAAGAAAATACTCCAAATATTAAGTTAAACATTGAATCAAATATGAGTAAAGATGAATTTATTTCAGCTGTTGAAAGGGCTAAGGAATACATATTTGCAGGGGACATATTTCAAGTGGTGCTATCTAGGAGAATTAAGGTAAATATTGATGGTTTAGATACCTTCTTAATTTATAAAAAAGTTAGGGAAATAAACCCTTCTCCTTATATGTACTATCTTGATTTTGGAGAGAGAAAAATTATAGGCTCATCTCCAGAGATATTGGTTAAGACTAATGAGAATAGGGAGGTTATTACAAGACCTATAGCAGGAACTATTAGAAGGGGAAAAGATGAGAAAGAAGATAAAGAGTTAGAGAGAATATTGTTAAATGATGAAAAGGAAAGAGCTGAACATGTTATGCTTGTAGATTTAGCAAGAAATGATATTGGGAAAATCTCCAAATATGGGTCAGTTAAAGTAACAGAGTTCATGAAAATTGAAAAATACTCTCATGTTCAGCATATAGTTAGTAATGTTATAGGGAAGCTTAAAGATAAGTATGATTCATTTTTAGCCGTTAAGGCTACATTTCCTGCAGGAACTTTAAGTGGAGCTCCTAAGGTTAGAGCTATGGAAATTATAGATGAGCTTGAAAAGTCTTACAGAGGGCCATATGGTGGAGGTGTGGGTTATTTCAGTTGGGATGATGTAATGGATATGGCTATAACAATAAGGACATATGTTGTAAAAAAAGATAATGCCTATATTCAAGTGGGAGCAGGTATAGTGGCTGATTCAATTCCAGAAAAAGAATGGGAAGAGACAGAGAGAAAGGGTATGGCTAATATTAAGGCATTAGAGAGTTTTTCCTTAAAAATGTAATTTTGGTGATGTAATGATATCAATTATTTTAGCTGGTGGTAAAGGGACAAGATTATGGCCTTTAAGTAGGGAGTATTTCTCTAAGCAATTTTTGGATTTTGGTTTTGGAAAAAGTCTTTTTCAAATGACAGTTGAAAGATGTTTAGAATTTAGTGGATTAAATGATATTTTTGTAGTTACTAATGAAAAATATAAATTCATTGTATTGAACCAATTAGAAGAGCTTGGATACAATTTCAAAGAAGAAAATATTCTTTTAGAACCAGAGAGTAAAAATACCCTACCTGCTATATACTATGCTATAAAAGATTTAAATAATGATGAAATAGTTGGTGTATTCCCATCTGATCATATTATCAAAGGTGATCTGAAAGAGTATATAGAGAAAGCTAAAAAAATAGCTAATAACTATATTGTTATTTTTGGAGTTAAACCAAACAAACCACATACAGGATATGGTTATATAAAACCTGGAGAAAAATTAGAAGTGGGTTATAAAGTTGATGAATTTAAGGAAAAACCCAATATAGAAAAAGCTAAAGAATATTTAAAAAAAGGATATTTATGGAATAGTGGTATGTTTTTATTTAAAAAAGATGTATTTGTTGAAGAAGTTAAAAACCACTGTAAAGAAGTTTATGAAGCTTTTTTATTAGATGATATAAAAGAGGCATACAAAACTGTCCCTGATATATCAATAGATTATGGGGTTATTGAAAAATCAAAAAAGGTTGCTGTCATACCATTAGAAATTAAATGGAATGATCTTGGTAGTTTTGATGCCTTATATGATGAGTTTTCTAAAGACAAGAATGGAAATGTAATTTTAGGGGATAATATTATTTTAGACAGTAAAAATAATCTATCTATAAATAAAAAATTAATAGCTTTAATTGACATAAATGACTTAATTGTTGTAGATACAAGAGATGCTTTATTAATTTGTAAAAAAGGTTCTTCACAAAAAGTTAAAGAAGTTGTTAAAAAACTCAAAGAGATTAATGATGAAAGAGCTATAATTCATAAGAAGGTATTTAGGCCATGGGGGTATTATAAGGTTTTAGAAGAGGGTGAAAGATTTAAAATTAAAAGAATTACAGTCCTTCCTGGTAAAAGGTTAAGTTACCAAATGCACTACCATAGAAGTGAGCATTGGATTGTTGTTAAAGGAACAGCCAAAGTTGTTATAGAAGGAAAAGAATATCTAATTAGGGCAGGAGAGAGTATATTTGTAAAAAGTGGTTTAAAGCATAGATTAGAGAATCCAGGAAAGATACCATTGGAGGTTATAGAGATACAAGTGGGAGAATATTTAGAGGAAGATGATATTGTTAGATTTGATGATGATTATAATAGATTATAATAATAAACTAGTTTTTTAGAATAATATAATAGCAAGTTTTTTATATTTTGAGAACTTATATCTAGTTAGAAGAAAAAGTAAAAGAAAGATTAAGAGTATTAGGATATTTGGATTAAAATTCATTTTTGGGTTTTTTATTCTTTAAATTTGGGATAGTATGGAGCTATCTATAATAATGCCTTGTTATAAAGGAGAGAAGTTCATAGAGAATTCTATTAGAACTACTGAAAAAATAGTTTCTGAATTTTGTAAAGATTTTGAAATTATTGTAGTTGTGGATGGATTTGTAGATAACAGTTATAGAATAGCCAAAAACTTAGAAAAGGAGTTTAAAAATTTAAAGGTTGTTGGTTATGAAAAGAATAGAGGAAAGGGTTTTGCTATAAGATATGGGTTGAAGTTTGCAGAGGGGGAGTATATAGCTTTCTTAGACAGTGATTTAGATATATGCCCCAGTTCTTTGAAATATTATTTTGAAACCATGAAAAAAGAAAATGTGGATATGGTTATTGGAAATAGGAGGGATAAGAATAGTGTATGGGAATATCCAAAACTAAGGAAATTTTTAAGTTATTGCTTTAATATTTATGTTAACATTATATTTCCTGAATTGAGGCTTAATGATACACAAACAGGAATTAAAATGTTTAAAAGGGAAGTGATAAAAGATATATTTTCAAATTTACCAAATTTTAATAGTATTGATGGATATACCTTTGACATAGCTATTTTAGTATTAGCCAGAAAAAAAGGGTATAAAATTAAAGAGATGCCATGCATAGTTAAAAAAGAAGATGCTCAAAACATCAGTGGAGTTAATTTATTAAAAGTAATTTATAAAATGGGTAAAGATGTTATTCAATTAAAGAGAATTTTGGGGTAATATGAAAATATTAATGATGTCTTGGAAATGCATAAAACATCCTTGGAAAGGAGGGGCTGAATTTGCTACCTATGAAATTCTAAAAAGATTGTCTGAGAAGGGTTATGAGTGTGTTTGGTTTGCTCCAAAATTTAAAGGTTGTTTGAAAGAGGAAGAAATTGAAGGAATTAAAATTATAAGAGATTTTAATATTTATACAATATATTTTAATGCTTGGAGAAAATATGTAGAGGAATTTAAAGGAAAATTTGATGTTGTAATAGACCAAGTTAATGGAATTCCTTTTTTTACCCCTCTTTATGTTAAGGAGCCCGTCATTATGTATATACACCATGTTGGTGATGTTTGTTGGGACTATGAAATGCCTTTTCCATTGAGTAAAATTGGCAAATATTCTGAAAAGATGGTTTTAAGATTATACAAAAATATCCCTACAGTTTGTGTCTCTCCATCTACTAAAAAAGATTTGGAAGATTTAGGGTTTAAGAATATTAATGTTGTTTATAATGGATGTAATGTTAAGCCCTTGGATAAATTAGATTTTAGTATTAAAGAAGAAAATAGTTTATGCTTTGTTGGGAGAGTTACTGCTATGAAGAGGTTAGAACATGCTATAAAAGTTGTTAGCTTAGTTAAAGAGGAAATTAATGATGTAAAGTTTTATGTTGTAGGCAGGGCTAAAAAAGAAAAATATTTATGTAAGTTAAAAAATTTAGCTAATATGTTGGATTTAAAAAATAATGTAATATTTTTAGGGTATCTTCCTTTTAAAGAAAGAAATGAAATTCTAAGGAAAAGTTTGATACAGATTGTAACTTCTGTTAAAGAAGGATGGGGGTTAAATGTTATTGAAGGTAATGCATTAGGGGTTCCTGCTGTAGGTTATAGAGTTAATGGCTTGGTAGATTCTATTAAAGATGGCTATAATGGGTTTTTAGTTAAAGATGGAAATGTAAAGGAAATGGCTGAGAAAGTTATTAATATATTAGATGATAAAAATTTATTAAAGAAGTTAAGTAAAAACTCTATAGAGTGGGCTAAGCAGTTTAGTTGGGATAAGAGTGCTGAGGAGTTTGAAGGAGTGATTAAGAATGTCGTTGAGTAAGGAAGAATGTCCTTTGGTTTCAGTGGTAATCCCTACTTACAATTCAGAAAAAACTATTGGCATATGTTTAGAATCTATAAAAAATCAAACTTATAAAAATATTGAAATAATTGTTGTTGATAAATTTTCTGACGATAATACTGTTAAAATTGCTAAAAAATATACTGATAAAGTCTTTGTTATTAATGCAAAAGAAAGAAGTGAACAATTAAATTTTGGGGTAAAGATGGCTAAAGGTAAGTACATTTACAGAGTTGACTCGGATTTCGTCTTAGAACCAACAGTTATTGAGGAGGCTGTAAAAAAGTGTGAAGAAGAGGGATATGATGCCGTTTGTATTCATAATACTTCTGATCCTACTATAAGCTTTTGGGCTAAAGTTAGAAAACTTGAGAGGGACTGCTATGAAGATGATAAATTGAATGTGGCGGCTAGATTTATTAGAAAAGATGCATTTGAAAATGTTGGAGGGTTTGATGAAAATTTAGTTGCAGCAGAAGATTATGACTTACATAATAGACTACTGAGGGCTGGATATAAAATAGGTAGAATTAAATCAAAAGAAATACATATAGGAGAACCAAAAAGTCTGTGGGAAATTATAAAGAAACATTATTATTACGGTAAAACATTACCAAAGTTTGTGGAGAAAAATAAGGGTAGAGGTATAAAGCAACTGAGTCCGATAAGACCAGCATATTTAAAGCATTGGAAAAAATTTGTTAAGCATCCTGTTTTAACTTTAGGGTTTATAATTTATCAGATCTCTAGGTATGGTGCAGCAGGGATTGGATATATTGTTGGAAAGATGAAATTTATATTTTTCAACAGAGCAAATAATGTTGATTAGGTGAAGAAAATT from Methanocaldococcus villosus KIN24-T80 includes these protein-coding regions:
- the trpE gene encoding anthranilate synthase component I; amino-acid sequence: MLVEVLKMKKTPLEVYNNIKGENSFLLESAEVNKENRYTILGTAEGKITFEKGRLKVESFSELSDYAKDLEGKYNCPLEALREVRNELREHIELPKVLKFKGGLVGYLGYDIVRYWIDLKGNTVNDLKFPDVEFFIVKNFIAFDLKEEKIYLIAEDLEKLNELKKILEEEREVKENTPNIKLNIESNMSKDEFISAVERAKEYIFAGDIFQVVLSRRIKVNIDGLDTFLIYKKVREINPSPYMYYLDFGERKIIGSSPEILVKTNENREVITRPIAGTIRRGKDEKEDKELERILLNDEKERAEHVMLVDLARNDIGKISKYGSVKVTEFMKIEKYSHVQHIVSNVIGKLKDKYDSFLAVKATFPAGTLSGAPKVRAMEIIDELEKSYRGPYGGGVGYFSWDDVMDMAITIRTYVVKKDNAYIQVGAGIVADSIPEKEWEETERKGMANIKALESFSLKM
- a CDS encoding mannose-1-phosphate guanylyltransferase/mannose-6-phosphate isomerase, whose product is MISIILAGGKGTRLWPLSREYFSKQFLDFGFGKSLFQMTVERCLEFSGLNDIFVVTNEKYKFIVLNQLEELGYNFKEENILLEPESKNTLPAIYYAIKDLNNDEIVGVFPSDHIIKGDLKEYIEKAKKIANNYIVIFGVKPNKPHTGYGYIKPGEKLEVGYKVDEFKEKPNIEKAKEYLKKGYLWNSGMFLFKKDVFVEEVKNHCKEVYEAFLLDDIKEAYKTVPDISIDYGVIEKSKKVAVIPLEIKWNDLGSFDALYDEFSKDKNGNVILGDNIILDSKNNLSINKKLIALIDINDLIVVDTRDALLICKKGSSQKVKEVVKKLKEINDERAIIHKKVFRPWGYYKVLEEGERFKIKRITVLPGKRLSYQMHYHRSEHWIVVKGTAKVVIEGKEYLIRAGESIFVKSGLKHRLENPGKIPLEVIEIQVGEYLEEDDIVRFDDDYNRL
- a CDS encoding glycosyltransferase translates to MELSIIMPCYKGEKFIENSIRTTEKIVSEFCKDFEIIVVVDGFVDNSYRIAKNLEKEFKNLKVVGYEKNRGKGFAIRYGLKFAEGEYIAFLDSDLDICPSSLKYYFETMKKENVDMVIGNRRDKNSVWEYPKLRKFLSYCFNIYVNIIFPELRLNDTQTGIKMFKREVIKDIFSNLPNFNSIDGYTFDIAILVLARKKGYKIKEMPCIVKKEDAQNISGVNLLKVIYKMGKDVIQLKRILG
- a CDS encoding glycosyltransferase family 4 protein; the encoded protein is MKILMMSWKCIKHPWKGGAEFATYEILKRLSEKGYECVWFAPKFKGCLKEEEIEGIKIIRDFNIYTIYFNAWRKYVEEFKGKFDVVIDQVNGIPFFTPLYVKEPVIMYIHHVGDVCWDYEMPFPLSKIGKYSEKMVLRLYKNIPTVCVSPSTKKDLEDLGFKNINVVYNGCNVKPLDKLDFSIKEENSLCFVGRVTAMKRLEHAIKVVSLVKEEINDVKFYVVGRAKKEKYLCKLKNLANMLDLKNNVIFLGYLPFKERNEILRKSLIQIVTSVKEGWGLNVIEGNALGVPAVGYRVNGLVDSIKDGYNGFLVKDGNVKEMAEKVINILDDKNLLKKLSKNSIEWAKQFSWDKSAEEFEGVIKNVVE
- a CDS encoding glycosyltransferase, producing MSLSKEECPLVSVVIPTYNSEKTIGICLESIKNQTYKNIEIIVVDKFSDDNTVKIAKKYTDKVFVINAKERSEQLNFGVKMAKGKYIYRVDSDFVLEPTVIEEAVKKCEEEGYDAVCIHNTSDPTISFWAKVRKLERDCYEDDKLNVAARFIRKDAFENVGGFDENLVAAEDYDLHNRLLRAGYKIGRIKSKEIHIGEPKSLWEIIKKHYYYGKTLPKFVEKNKGRGIKQLSPIRPAYLKHWKKFVKHPVLTLGFIIYQISRYGAAGIGYIVGKMKFIFFNRANNVD